AAGATGGTAGGAAGGGGCCACGACGTCGAGGCGGTGAGGAGGGCCTGCGACCTCTCCCTCGCCGCCGGCCTGGTCCCGAACGTCGACCTGATCGTCGGCCTCCCCGGGGAGACGGCGGAAGATCAGGCTCTGACCCTCGACCTCGCCCGGGAGGTGGTCGGGGGAGGCGGCCGGGTCCGGGCCCACCACTTCACCCCGCTGCCGGGAACCCCCCTGGAGGGGAGAGAGCCCGCCCCCCTGGCGGCGGAGGTGGAGAAGGCGATGGGGGAGCTCGCCCTCCGGGGAGTTGCGACCGGCCGGTGGGATGCGGCCGGTCAGAGGTAGAAGCGGCGGAAGGGGGTCCTGTAGTCGTCGAGGAGCTCGTACTTCACCACGATCCGGTCGTTCTCGACGTGGATCTCCCTCACCGCCTGGGAGAAGAGGTACCAGGCGTACCCCCGGTCCGGGATCTTCAGCCTCTCCGGGAGGCTTGCGGAGAACTCCGTCTCGTTCAGGATGTAAGATCGGAGGAGTTCGCTCCCCGAGGCGAAGAGGAAGGGGAAGCCCACCCGCTCCACCTCCTCCGCCATGCAGGGGTCGGTCAGCCTCAGCCTCTGCTTCAGATGCTGCCGGTACTCCTCCTCCGTGATGACAAGCTCTTTCAGTTCGCTCAACGTCTGTTCACCCCCCAACCCTGAAGCGAGATGAGAGATAAAAATTGCGGGGCCGGGGGAGGCCCAGGCCGATGAGGAAAAGGGAGATCCCTTCCCGGGCGGGCGGCGGTCGTTGGCCAAAAAGGAGGGAGGGCCTGGGCCGCCACGCCTTTCGGGGGATGGACCCGGGGGACGATCCGGAAGGTTCGCGCTCCGCCCACTGTTCATTTATCCTGCGCCATCTCACCGGAGCCGGGAGCTCCTTCGACGGAGACCTCCAGGTCCAGCCCCGAGAGGGCGCCGACGACGTCCTGGGCCATCGTCGCCCTCGTCTCCGGGTCGAGGTCCTGGGATAGGACGACCCTGACCCTCCTCCCCTCCACCTCGATCCCGTCGACCCTCTTCGCCGCTACGATGTTCAGCCCCTTCGCGGGGTCGAGGACCCCCGTCATCATCCTCCGGACGAAATCCTCGTCTATCGACCTCTTGCCCTTTATCGCCTCGTACTTCATGATCGCCGCCTTCAGGCCGGATGTCGCAAGCTGGGCGCAGTGGACCTTCTGCTTGGGGAGCCCCCCCAGCTCCTCCACCACGTCCTTGAAGTGGATCCCCCTCGCCTCCTCCAGGGTCTTGCCCTTGGCCAATTCGGTGGTGGCGCTGGTGCTGGCGATGTTCGCGGCGCAGCCGAAGCTCTCGAACTTGATATCCTCGATCACCTCCGTCTCGGGGTTGACCTTCATGTAGAGCTGGACCATGTCGCCGCAGGCGGCGCTCCCCACCCTCGCCGTCACGTCCGCGTCCTCAATCCTCCCGGGGTTCCTCGGGTTTTTGAAGTGGTCCAGGACCTTCTCGGTATATCCAAGGTTCGTCATTTATCAGGCCTCCACCTTCTGCTCCTGCCTTCCGCCCGAAATGCCGGCGGCGTCGGCGGGACAGGCCGCTATCTTCTCGACGAGCTTTGCGAGGACCTCCTTCCTCATACCGCCGACGAACTTGATCGACCCGACGACGAGGTGGCCGCCGCCGTTGACGCCCCCCGCGGCGATCTCCTCCCGGAGCTCCCGGACCATCTTCGGGATGTTCATCCGGACCCCCCGGCTCCTCAGGACGGCGAAGTCGGGGCCGTAGCCGATGGTCACCACCGGCTTTCCCTCATACCTCTTGCAGAGGAGGTCGTGGACCTCCCCGGAGGTCTTCCCCGGCGGCGGGAAGGTGAACTTGTGGGCGTAGTTCTCGACGTCCAGGACGTTCATCACGGCTCCGTTCGGGAGGGTCTGGGTCTTGACGTGGGCGAGGGAGGCCCGGAGCTGCTCGTCGATCGCCTCCTTCGCCTGCTCGCAGAGGAGCTGGACGATCTTCCTGTGCCGGTCGAGCCTCCCGAGGCAGAGGATGTCGTTGACGAGGCCGCGACCATCGTTGAACCGGAGCCAGAAGGCCTCGTAGTCCAGGGCGAGGGCGATCTTCTTCAGGTCATCGATGGAAAACCGATCCTCCACGAGGCGGATGTACCGGGCGGCCTCGGGGGCCTCGCTCCGGTCGCCGACGGCGGAGACCGCCGGGAAGTGCTTGATCTTCTCCTCCACCTCGGGGTTGATCATCCTCGCGATCTCCGTTCCTATCATCCCGGTGGTGATCCCGAAGTCCCCCCCCTGGTGGGCGGGGTTGACGTGGGCGATGAGGTACTTGTCGACGGCCTCGTCGGGGTGGTGGTGGTCGACGACGAGCATCTCCAGGCCGTAGATCTGGGCCTGCTTCATCGCCGGGACGTCCTCCTCGGTGGAGCCGTTGTCCATCAGGACGATGAGGGGCATCTTCTGGTCGTGGCGGGAGTGGTCCTCCAGGGCGTAGGAGAGGTCCTTGGTGACGTCCTCCAGCTCGTAGAAGGGGGCCTTCGACGGCGCCCGGCGATAATTATAATATTCGGCGTCGGCCCCTCCCACCTCCCGGATGAGGGGGAGGATCGCCGCCTCGATCGCCACCGCCGCGCTCATCCCGTCGGCGTCGGCGTGGTGCCTCACCACGATCGGCTTCGACTTGAGGATAGCCCGCCGGATCTCCTTCGCCACCTCCCTCATCTTAGGCCGGAGCCTCGATATAACCTCGCTCTCCACCAGGAGAGGGAGGTCGGCGGGCTCGGCTCGCTCGTCGATCGCCCTCTCGATCCGGTCTTTGACGCCGGAGGCCTCGCCCCCCCAGAGCTGCCTCATCGACCTGATCTCGATCTGGATCTGGCCGTTTCTGACCGAGACCTCCCCGATCGCCCTCACGATCATCTCGGTGTCGACCTCCGGGTAGGCCCGGACCCCCGCCCTCTCGAAGGCGGCGCAGAAGACGAGGCCGCTGTCGTCGGCGACGGTGAAGATGGTGGGGCCGCCGGTCTGCTTCACCTGGATCACCTCCCCCTCGATGGAGACGATCTTTCCGACCCGGCCCGGCAGCTCAGTGACCCTGGTCCTGGGGAGCTCCTTTCTCACCTCCAGGGTGTGGTGCTCCCCCACCTCCACCGGCTCCAGCTCGATGTTGCCGTTGGGGGCGATGTTCCTCACCCGGACGACCATCTCCTCGCCGACCTCGGGGGTCCTCTTCAAGAACTTGTTGTGGGCGAGCCCCCGGACGTGGTCGTTCAGGTCGACGAAGGCCCCGAAGTTGGCGATCCCTGAGACCTTCCCCCGATAGATGTCGCCGATCACCAGGTCCTCGGTGTCGCAGGCCCTCTCCAGGACGTGGACGACGGGCTTTTTGGAGCAGTTGGCGCAGAGCTCGCTCCGGGTGGAGAGCTTGGCGCCGCAGATGGCGCAAGAGTACTCCCGCCCGAGGCCCCCGCAGGCCTCGCAGGTCTCGGTGACGGGGATCTTCCCCTCGCCCTTGCAGACGGTACATCTCGTCGCCCCCTTCGTCACCAGCTCGTCTATCTCGCTGGCAGAGGCCTCGCCAAGGCTGACGGACTCGATCCTGCCGGTCCCCTTGCAGTTCGGACAGGCCTTCTCTCCGGTGACCGAATAGCCTTTGCCCCCGCATCTATCGCAGAGCTTCATCGCCGGGGAGAAGGCCTCCAAGGGATTTATCGGTTTTGGAGGAGACGAGGGGATAAATAGCATCTCCGACCTCTCCCGGCCATGCGAGTTGTGGTCTTGCGCCTCGGCCACCGGCCGGAGCGGGACAAGAGGATCACCACCCACGTCGGCCTCGTCGCCCGGGCCTTCGGGGCTGAGGAGATGATCCTGGCGGGGAGGGACGAGCGGCTCGTCAGCGGCCTTGAAGACGTCGTCCACCGATGGGGCGGGGAGTTCCGGGTGAGGTCCGTCGGGAGCTGGCGGGGCGAAGCTCGGCGGTGGAAGGAGGCGGGGGGGAGGATCGTCCACCTCACCATGTACGGCGAGCCGATCTCCGAGAAGATGGATGAGATCCGGTCTTCAGGGGATCTGATGGTGGTGGTGGGGGCGGAGAAGGTCCCCGCCGAGATCTACGAGATGGCGGACTGGAACGTGGGGGTCGGAAACCAGCCCCACTCGGAGGTGGCCGCCCTCGCGGTCTTCATGGACCGGCTCTGGGAGGGGGAGGAGCTGGCGCGGGAGTTCTCGGGGAAGATAGAGGTCGTCCCCAGCCCCCGTTACAAGACCGTCATCGAGCGGCCCGAGGGTGAGGGGGGGTGAGGGGAGATAGGCCCCGGCGGGTCCTCGTCGTCGGCCAGTCCGTCCGGCCGATCGCCCTCTCGGCGGTCCGGGCGGGGCATGCCGTCTTCGCCGCGGACTGCTACTCCGACCTGGACCTGGTGGAGTCCGTATCGAGGTCCGTCCACCTCGACTGGGATCCGGCGAGGCCGGAGGCCCTCCCCCGGAAGGCGAGGGCCGTCATCGAGGCGGCGATCGATGCCGGCTCCATCGACTGCCTCGTCCTCGGCCCCGGGGCCGAGGGGATGAAAGTCGATGGGGTCAGAGTACTGAACAACCCGCCGGAGAAGTTCGCAGAGGCCTCCGACAAGCTCCGCCTCGCCCGCTGGCTAGAAGAGGAGGGGTTTGCGGCGGTTCCGACCTGGCGGGTCGGTGACGCCCCGACGGCCGACTTCCCCCTCATGGTCAAGCCCCGGCGGGGGGCGGGCGGGGGCGAGAACCGGCTCGTCTACGCCGAGGAGGAGCTTGCCCTCCTCGAAGGGGATCTGATCGTCCAGGAGTTCGTCCGAGGGACCCCCGCCAGCGTATCGGTGATCGCCGACGGGGAGCGGGCGGTGGCGATCTCCGCAAACGAGCAGCTGATCGGGACCGAGTGGCTCGGCGGAGCAGGCTATCGATACTGCGGCAACATAACGCCCCTGGCCCTCCCCCCCGACGCCTCCGCGGAGATGATGAGGATCGCCGAGGAGATCGCCTCCCGCCTCCAGCTCGTCGGATCCAACGGCGTCGACTTCATCCTCGCGGCCTCTGGACCCCTCGTCCTGGAGGTGAACCCCCGGTTCCAGGGGAGCCTCGACGCGGTGGAGATATCGACGGGCCTAAACCTCTTCCAGGCCCACCTCCTCTCCTTCGACGGCCTCCTTCCCAAAAGGCCCCAGCCCCGGAGGTCTGGAGGGAGGGGGGTCTTATATGCTGAAGATGGGCTGAAAATAGATGGGGACCTCCGGGCCGTCAACCGATGGATCGCCGACGTCCCCAGCCCCGGATCGTCCCTTAAGCGGGGCGACCCCGTCACGTCGATCCTCTCCTCGGCGGCGGACCGGGATGGAGCCCTGGCCCTTCTCCGGAGGAGGAGCTCATCGATCCGCAGGGCCCTTAGAGGCCTCTGAGGCTCACCAGGACATGACCCGGTAGAACCAGTGGGAGATTATGGTGATGAACTTTTCAAAGCCGCTTCCCTTCTCCAGCTTCTTTCGATCCTCATCCCGGTACTTCTTATCCTTCATCCAAGACATGATTTTTGGGTTGTCGATCTGGAGATATAACGATATCGGTCTTTGGCCCAAACCGGCAGGCGGCCAGGAGGCGGCCTGCCCATCCATCTGGAGCTTCGGCGGACCGGGACGGCGGCTTTGGGGAGGATTTCGGAGTTTTTGGCCGGCCCCTGAAGAAGACGTCGGCGCGAAACCAAAATCTTTATGATACATAAGAGCGGCTCTCATCCCCAGTGATAGATATGGATATAGTAACCACCATCCAATACCTTCAGGCTCTGATCGTGCTGGTGCTCTTCTTTGGGATTCTGGCCGTCGGGTTCAAGGTCTGGCGCTGGAACTACGCCTGACCCCGCCCCGAGGATCTCTTTTTTTCGTTCCGCCGCCCACCCTCAGCCGTAGCTTCGCCGGCCCTCGGCTAGTAGCTTCCCAGGACGACCACCTTCGTCCCCTGGAGGTCGAGCCTGGAGCCCTGGCCGGGGCGTATCTGGACCGATGCGGAGCTGAACTTGTACCCGGCGGCGTAGACTGAGATCGAGTGCCATCCGGGGGCGAGGGATGCGCCGTAGCCTCCGTCCCGATCGGTGGTGACGGTGAAGATCCCGTCGATCCGGACCGTCGCCCCGGGGACGGGGGCTCCGCTCCTGTCGGTGACGACCCCCTCCACCCAGCCTGCTTCATACGCTCCGGGGTCGGCCTCGGGGGACCAGCCTGTCTGGTACCCCACCACCGTCCCCGCCGCCGAGACCGCCCCGGTCCAGACCCGGGCTGTCGAGGGGCTGAAGGTGAACCCCTCCTTCTCCGCCGTCACGGTGTAGCTCCCCGAGGGGACGTCCATCCCGTAGTAGCCCTGGAGGTCCGTGGCGGTGGTGAAGATCCCGCCCGCCGATCCTGTCATCCTGACGAGCGCCCCCGGGATCCCGTTCCCGCGGGTGTCCACGACCCTTCCCACCAGGCCGTAACCGGTGGGGTAGCCGGCGGAGCTGACGGCTAGGGGGACGGGGTTGCTCCACCTGCTGGTGT
The sequence above is drawn from the Methanothrix harundinacea 6Ac genome and encodes:
- a CDS encoding iron-sulfur cluster assembly scaffold protein, encoding MTNLGYTEKVLDHFKNPRNPGRIEDADVTARVGSAACGDMVQLYMKVNPETEVIEDIKFESFGCAANIASTSATTELAKGKTLEEARGIHFKDVVEELGGLPKQKVHCAQLATSGLKAAIMKYEAIKGKRSIDEDFVRRMMTGVLDPAKGLNIVAAKRVDGIEVEGRRVRVVLSQDLDPETRATMAQDVVGALSGLDLEVSVEGAPGSGEMAQDK
- a CDS encoding DHH family phosphoesterase yields the protein MKLCDRCGGKGYSVTGEKACPNCKGTGRIESVSLGEASASEIDELVTKGATRCTVCKGEGKIPVTETCEACGGLGREYSCAICGAKLSTRSELCANCSKKPVVHVLERACDTEDLVIGDIYRGKVSGIANFGAFVDLNDHVRGLAHNKFLKRTPEVGEEMVVRVRNIAPNGNIELEPVEVGEHHTLEVRKELPRTRVTELPGRVGKIVSIEGEVIQVKQTGGPTIFTVADDSGLVFCAAFERAGVRAYPEVDTEMIVRAIGEVSVRNGQIQIEIRSMRQLWGGEASGVKDRIERAIDERAEPADLPLLVESEVISRLRPKMREVAKEIRRAILKSKPIVVRHHADADGMSAAVAIEAAILPLIREVGGADAEYYNYRRAPSKAPFYELEDVTKDLSYALEDHSRHDQKMPLIVLMDNGSTEEDVPAMKQAQIYGLEMLVVDHHHPDEAVDKYLIAHVNPAHQGGDFGITTGMIGTEIARMINPEVEEKIKHFPAVSAVGDRSEAPEAARYIRLVEDRFSIDDLKKIALALDYEAFWLRFNDGRGLVNDILCLGRLDRHRKIVQLLCEQAKEAIDEQLRASLAHVKTQTLPNGAVMNVLDVENYAHKFTFPPPGKTSGEVHDLLCKRYEGKPVVTIGYGPDFAVLRSRGVRMNIPKMVRELREEIAAGGVNGGGHLVVGSIKFVGGMRKEVLAKLVEKIAACPADAAGISGGRQEQKVEA
- a CDS encoding tRNA (cytidine(56)-2'-O)-methyltransferase, which translates into the protein MRVVVLRLGHRPERDKRITTHVGLVARAFGAEEMILAGRDERLVSGLEDVVHRWGGEFRVRSVGSWRGEARRWKEAGGRIVHLTMYGEPISEKMDEIRSSGDLMVVVGAEKVPAEIYEMADWNVGVGNQPHSEVAALAVFMDRLWEGEELAREFSGKIEVVPSPRYKTVIERPEGEGG
- a CDS encoding ATP-grasp domain-containing protein, which gives rise to MRGDRPRRVLVVGQSVRPIALSAVRAGHAVFAADCYSDLDLVESVSRSVHLDWDPARPEALPRKARAVIEAAIDAGSIDCLVLGPGAEGMKVDGVRVLNNPPEKFAEASDKLRLARWLEEEGFAAVPTWRVGDAPTADFPLMVKPRRGAGGGENRLVYAEEELALLEGDLIVQEFVRGTPASVSVIADGERAVAISANEQLIGTEWLGGAGYRYCGNITPLALPPDASAEMMRIAEEIASRLQLVGSNGVDFILAASGPLVLEVNPRFQGSLDAVEISTGLNLFQAHLLSFDGLLPKRPQPRRSGGRGVLYAEDGLKIDGDLRAVNRWIADVPSPGSSLKRGDPVTSILSSAADRDGALALLRRRSSSIRRALRGL
- a CDS encoding carboxypeptidase-like regulatory domain-containing protein, with product MLVLVYAAAFTAGGTAADEMTMLDFLPNPFAADRPEWDPFGPGYESTYYPGRPPWDPFSPESRDLPRIVSADPFAPEYNLSIGADVSSRNQLYLQSGRLLVTEGVVGLGSPYTLWLYVGEWGPLSVYDGGRRILYQGLVTRGWYRIDQYAETLEEHRYQFNTSRWSNPVPLAVSSAGYPTGYGLVGRVVDTRGNGIPGALVRMTGSAGGIFTTATDLQGYYGMDVPSGSYTVTAEKEGFTFSPSTARVWTGAVSAAGTVVGYQTGWSPEADPGAYEAGWVEGVVTDRSGAPVPGATVRIDGIFTVTTDRDGGYGASLAPGWHSISVYAAGYKFSSASVQIRPGQGSRLDLQGTKVVVLGSY